In the Clostridium beijerinckii genome, one interval contains:
- the hypD gene encoding hydrogenase formation protein HypD yields the protein MNKEILIKNILNEIQKSQVKKFNVMEVCGTHTQALSKLGIRQLVNPNINLLSGPGCPVCVTPEGYIDAAIELLKNSNVILSTFGDMIKVNGSRENLIKQREKGKDIKILYSPLDSIALAEENKDKEIVFLGVGFETTTPIIALAVKIAQEKNIRNISFLIGMKRMEPILHYILKQPNHNINGLMCPGHVAAVKGADYFKFIVEEYNIPAVIAGFQALDIASALYFLTKQQNKTEKRFENLYKTCVSQEGNKRANELISEVFTYCEHEWRGIGVIKDSGFTLREKYKKYDASERFGINLSKTSEKNYIRTCACSEILLGKKLPNKCELFGKGCTPEHPIGPCMVSTEGSCSIFYKYGGVE from the coding sequence ATGAATAAAGAAATTTTGATTAAAAATATTCTTAATGAAATTCAAAAGTCTCAAGTCAAAAAGTTTAATGTCATGGAAGTTTGTGGAACTCATACTCAGGCACTTTCAAAACTTGGAATTAGACAATTGGTTAATCCTAATATAAATTTACTGTCAGGACCAGGATGTCCAGTTTGTGTTACTCCAGAAGGTTATATAGATGCAGCTATAGAATTACTTAAGAATTCAAATGTGATTTTAAGTACTTTTGGAGATATGATTAAAGTAAATGGAAGTAGAGAGAATTTAATTAAGCAAAGAGAAAAAGGAAAAGATATTAAAATATTATATTCACCTTTAGATTCAATAGCACTTGCAGAAGAAAATAAAGATAAGGAAATAGTTTTTCTTGGAGTAGGCTTTGAAACTACAACTCCTATAATTGCTTTAGCTGTAAAGATAGCACAGGAAAAAAATATAAGAAATATTTCATTTTTAATAGGAATGAAAAGAATGGAGCCAATACTCCATTACATACTTAAGCAGCCTAATCACAATATAAATGGATTAATGTGTCCAGGACATGTAGCAGCAGTAAAGGGAGCAGATTATTTTAAATTTATTGTAGAGGAATATAATATTCCAGCAGTAATTGCAGGTTTTCAAGCTCTAGATATTGCTAGTGCTTTATATTTTTTGACGAAACAACAAAATAAAACTGAAAAAAGATTTGAAAATTTATATAAAACTTGTGTAAGCCAAGAAGGAAACAAAAGAGCAAATGAATTAATAAGTGAAGTATTCACATATTGCGAACATGAATGGAGAGGAATAGGAGTTATTAAAGATTCTGGATTTACTTTGAGGGAGAAATATAAAAAATATGATGCTTCTGAAAGATTTGGAATAAATTTAAGTAAGACTTCTGAGAAAAACTATATTAGAACTTGTGCATGCAGTGAAATTTTATTGGGGAAGAAATTACCTAATAAATGCGAGCTTTTTGGAAAAGGTTGTACACCAGAGCATCCAATAGGACCTTGTATGGTATCTACGGAGGGATCTTGCTCTATTTTTTATAAGTATGGGGGAGTGGAATAA
- the hypF gene encoding carbamoyltransferase HypF, which produces MRYIVKIYGIVQGVGFRPFVYEKARDFKIRGSVQNIGGAVVIDCLGERENIKRFMFNVIKRPPSIARIEKVQCTLIKNDLSTTPYSSENKFIIKENIDQKFVIRESTKQNNEMRFVSPDIAVCDECLEDIRSKGNLRYKYAFTNCTQCGPRYSIIKALPYDRQNTTMKEFYMCEECKDEYENPLSRRFHAQPNCCENCGPKLFLTNNHGEQIKCEDPIKETISLIEEGKILAIKGIGGFHLVCDGRNEQAINLLRSRKQRKDKPLALMAKDIGIVKEICYISDKEEEVISSNKRPIVILKKKYPFVLPEAIAPKQNSLGVMLPYTPLHYLLFNEKLDLLVMTSGNISSMPMEYKNEEALKHLNTVADYFLMNDREIYVQVDDSVVKVIGEVEKVIRGARGYRPYSLKTGVENDIIAVGGQQKSTICVSKNGYAYLSQYLGDLGEFNCYKNFKYVLKHFCNLFDINEEVLACDMHPAYSSTKYAKEKKMRKIEVQHHHAHMVSCMAEHSIYDSVIGIIFDGTGFGLDGSIWGGEFLVGNRRVFKRAGQLKYVNLQGGEQAIKEPWRCASSYLYALGYDPEKIIQGVDNEKIEVVKQALDSKINCFLSSSVGRLFDAVAALCGIRNSISYDGQAAIELENIIDYKIKESYLCDINEENSIFNIQYKSIIEGILGDIQKKELISKISSKFHNSLIKASCDLVCKLREKEHIDKVVLSGGVFENHYLLKGIYINLIKQGFKVFYNEQIPTNDEGISFGQLHVANAIIEKK; this is translated from the coding sequence ATGAGATATATAGTAAAAATTTACGGAATTGTTCAAGGGGTAGGATTCCGTCCATTTGTATATGAAAAGGCAAGGGACTTTAAAATTCGTGGATCTGTTCAAAATATAGGTGGTGCCGTAGTAATTGACTGTTTAGGTGAGAGGGAAAACATAAAACGGTTTATGTTTAATGTTATAAAAAGACCTCCCAGTATTGCAAGAATAGAAAAGGTTCAATGTACGTTAATTAAAAACGATTTAAGTACTACTCCATATTCCAGCGAAAACAAATTTATAATTAAAGAAAACATTGATCAAAAATTTGTTATTAGGGAAAGTACTAAACAAAATAATGAAATGAGATTTGTTTCACCTGATATAGCAGTTTGTGATGAATGTTTAGAAGATATTCGAAGTAAAGGAAACCTTCGTTATAAATATGCTTTCACAAATTGCACTCAGTGTGGACCTAGGTATTCAATTATCAAGGCTTTGCCATATGACAGACAGAATACTACTATGAAAGAATTTTATATGTGCGAGGAATGTAAAGACGAATATGAAAATCCACTCAGTAGGAGATTTCACGCGCAACCAAATTGCTGTGAAAATTGTGGACCTAAACTCTTTTTAACAAATAATCATGGAGAACAAATTAAGTGTGAAGATCCTATTAAAGAAACTATTTCACTTATTGAGGAAGGAAAAATATTGGCGATTAAGGGAATCGGAGGATTTCATCTGGTTTGTGATGGAAGAAATGAGCAAGCTATTAATTTGCTTAGAAGTAGAAAACAAAGGAAAGATAAACCATTAGCTTTGATGGCAAAGGATATTGGAATTGTTAAAGAGATTTGCTATATATCTGATAAAGAAGAGGAAGTAATAAGCAGTAATAAGAGACCTATTGTAATTTTAAAGAAGAAATATCCTTTTGTATTACCAGAGGCTATAGCACCAAAGCAAAATAGTTTAGGAGTAATGCTTCCGTATACTCCCCTTCATTATCTATTATTTAATGAAAAGTTAGATCTTTTAGTTATGACTAGTGGAAATATAAGCAGCATGCCAATGGAATATAAAAATGAAGAAGCACTAAAACATTTAAATACAGTGGCAGATTATTTTCTGATGAATGACAGGGAGATTTACGTCCAAGTTGATGATTCTGTTGTAAAAGTCATAGGGGAAGTAGAAAAGGTTATTCGTGGTGCAAGAGGATATAGGCCTTATTCATTAAAAACAGGAGTTGAAAATGATATTATAGCAGTTGGAGGGCAGCAGAAAAGTACTATTTGTGTTTCTAAAAATGGATACGCATATTTAAGTCAGTATTTAGGTGATTTAGGAGAATTTAATTGTTATAAGAATTTTAAATATGTACTAAAACATTTTTGCAATTTATTTGATATTAATGAAGAAGTATTGGCATGCGATATGCATCCAGCATACTCAAGTACTAAATATGCAAAGGAAAAGAAAATGAGAAAAATAGAAGTACAGCATCATCATGCTCATATGGTTAGCTGCATGGCTGAACATTCTATTTATGATTCTGTAATTGGAATTATATTTGATGGTACTGGATTTGGACTTGATGGATCAATATGGGGTGGCGAATTTTTGGTTGGAAATCGAAGAGTATTTAAAAGAGCAGGGCAATTGAAATATGTGAATCTCCAAGGAGGAGAACAAGCTATAAAAGAACCTTGGAGATGTGCTTCAAGTTATTTATATGCTTTGGGTTATGATCCAGAAAAAATAATTCAAGGAGTAGATAATGAAAAAATTGAAGTAGTTAAACAAGCTTTAGATTCAAAAATAAATTGTTTTTTATCTTCAAGTGTTGGAAGATTGTTTGATGCAGTAGCAGCCTTATGTGGAATCAGAAATAGTATATCTTATGACGGACAGGCAGCAATAGAATTAGAAAATATTATTGATTATAAAATTAAAGAAAGTTATTTATGTGATATCAACGAGGAAAATAGTATTTTTAATATTCAATATAAAAGCATTATTGAAGGAATCTTGGGGGATATTCAGAAAAAAGAATTGATTTCTAAGATATCGTCTAAATTTCACAACTCACTTATTAAAGCTTCATGTGATTTAGTTTGTAAGCTTAGAGAAAAGGAGCATATAGATAAAGTTGTTCTTAGTGGTGGTGTTTTTGAAAACCATTATCTTTTAAAAGGAATATATATAAATCTGATTAAGCAAGGATTTAAAGTGTTTTATAATGAACAAATCCCAACTAATGATGAGGGAATTTCTTTTGGCCAGCTCCATGTGGCAAATGCAATTATTGAAAAGAAATAA
- the hypE gene encoding hydrogenase expression/formation protein HypE: protein MNEMIKLIHGDGGKHTKILIEQLFYKYFNNNILLQEQDSATFTAVQGKMAFTTDSFVVKPLFFSGGNIGKLAVCGTINDLAVSGAQPFYLSSSFIIEEGFSMQSLEEIVKSMGQTCLECGAKIVTGDTKVVEKGSVDGIFINTSGIGYIINGYEVKTIEEGDRIIITGGIGEHGTTIAVERYNLKVKGDYKSDCAPLFAFIEELKEQFPSIKIMRDATRGGLATVLHEFSSLCKLGIHLIEKEIPISESVKAINNLLGLDPLYMACEGRMVLVVKETEAEKVLDIIHSLDQGKGARIIGEFVKESNQNIFIENGFGGKRLLSPLEGSMLPRIC, encoded by the coding sequence ATGAATGAAATGATTAAGCTTATTCATGGTGATGGAGGAAAGCATACAAAAATATTAATTGAGCAGCTTTTTTACAAATATTTTAATAACAATATTCTTTTACAAGAACAAGACTCAGCAACATTTACAGCAGTACAAGGAAAAATGGCTTTCACCACAGATTCTTTTGTGGTAAAGCCACTGTTTTTTTCTGGGGGAAACATAGGAAAGCTTGCAGTTTGTGGTACTATTAATGATTTAGCTGTATCTGGAGCACAGCCATTTTATTTAAGTTCGAGTTTTATAATTGAAGAAGGATTTTCAATGCAGAGCCTTGAAGAAATTGTTAAGTCTATGGGGCAAACCTGTTTAGAATGTGGGGCTAAGATAGTAACAGGAGATACAAAGGTAGTTGAAAAGGGAAGTGTAGATGGAATATTCATTAATACTAGCGGAATCGGGTATATAATTAACGGATATGAAGTAAAAACTATTGAAGAAGGAGATAGAATTATAATAACTGGTGGAATCGGCGAGCACGGAACAACAATTGCAGTAGAGAGATATAACTTAAAAGTAAAAGGAGACTATAAAAGTGATTGTGCACCACTATTTGCTTTTATAGAAGAACTTAAGGAACAGTTTCCTTCAATAAAAATAATGAGGGATGCAACTCGAGGCGGATTAGCCACTGTATTGCATGAATTTTCATCACTTTGCAAGCTTGGGATACACCTAATAGAAAAGGAAATTCCAATTAGTGAAAGTGTTAAGGCTATAAATAATCTTTTAGGATTAGATCCATTGTATATGGCTTGTGAGGGAAGAATGGTACTAGTTGTTAAAGAAACCGAAGCTGAAAAAGTATTAGATATAATTCACTCACTTGATCAAGGAAAAGGAGCTAGAATTATAGGTGAATTTGTTAAAGAGTCTAATCAGAACATATTTATAGAAAACGGATTTGGTGGAAAGAGATTATTATCGCCTTTAGAGGGAAGTATGCTGCCTAGAATATGCTAA
- a CDS encoding hydrogenase maturation protease, which translates to MVNSNIKVIAIGNVLMRDDGIGIEVAKKIEKKLLEKNIKVIYGETDVQYSIASVKEDDYIFILDAAYYGKSPGEITCFQLDDFVSKKKGYSQHSYNFLDLLKLFYPGAKGQIYGIEVNDVGIGLGLSEELQDKLEEISKKILDEIEINILNLQSKNK; encoded by the coding sequence ATGGTAAACTCTAATATTAAAGTGATTGCGATTGGAAATGTTTTAATGAGGGATGATGGTATAGGAATTGAAGTAGCAAAAAAGATAGAAAAGAAGCTTTTAGAAAAGAATATTAAAGTTATTTATGGAGAAACCGATGTTCAATACAGTATTGCCAGTGTAAAAGAAGATGACTATATATTTATTTTAGATGCTGCATATTATGGAAAGAGTCCAGGTGAAATCACTTGTTTTCAGTTAGATGATTTTGTTTCTAAGAAAAAGGGATATTCCCAGCATAGTTATAATTTCTTGGATTTATTAAAACTTTTTTATCCTGGTGCTAAAGGGCAAATTTATGGAATTGAAGTTAATGATGTTGGAATTGGCTTGGGATTGAGCGAAGAATTACAAGATAAATTGGAAGAGATTTCTAAAAAGATTTTAGATGAAATAGAAATAAATATACTTAATTTACAGTCAAAAAATAAATGA
- a CDS encoding methionine ABC transporter permease, translating into MTTITGPQIIKAIIETLQMVSVSLLIGSLLGIPLGILLVITNKGGIIKNKAVYSALNNVINIVRSVPFIILLAAIVPFTRLIVGTSIGTKAAIVPLIIYIIPYIARLIENSLLEVNDGIIEAAESMGATPVQIIWHFLLPEAMGSLILSLTTATIGLIGATAMAGTIGAGGIGDVAISYGYQRFDTKVILITVIILIIFVQAIQNFGNKLARKVRRH; encoded by the coding sequence ATGACAACAATAACAGGACCGCAGATTATTAAGGCTATTATTGAAACTTTACAAATGGTAAGTGTGTCGCTTTTGATTGGCTCCCTTTTGGGAATTCCACTTGGAATATTACTTGTTATTACTAATAAGGGAGGAATTATAAAAAACAAGGCTGTATATTCAGCACTAAATAATGTGATTAATATTGTTCGTTCAGTACCATTTATAATTTTGCTTGCAGCAATTGTTCCATTTACAAGACTTATTGTTGGGACCTCAATTGGAACTAAAGCAGCAATTGTTCCACTTATAATATATATAATTCCTTATATTGCAAGGCTTATAGAAAATTCTTTGCTGGAAGTTAATGATGGGATAATTGAGGCTGCAGAGTCAATGGGGGCAACGCCAGTACAAATAATATGGCATTTTCTTTTACCAGAGGCAATGGGATCTTTAATTTTATCGCTGACAACAGCAACAATTGGATTAATCGGAGCAACTGCAATGGCAGGAACCATCGGAGCTGGGGGAATAGGTGATGTGGCTATTTCTTATGGATATCAAAGATTTGATACAAAAGTAATCCTCATTACGGTAATAATATTAATAATTTTTGTCCAAGCCATTCAGAATTTTGGAAATAAATTAGCTAGAAAGGTGAGAAGGCATTAA
- a CDS encoding methionine ABC transporter ATP-binding protein — protein sequence MIELKNIQKIFNKKGVKVEALKGVNLQVDKGDIFGVIGFSGAGKSTLIRMVNYLEQPTSGEVIVDNKNLGKLTTKELREVRKQIGMIFQHFNLLESKNVFENIAIPLVLNHRTKDEIESRVNELLEFVGLEDKAKAYPSELSGGQKQRIGIARALATNPLILLCDEATSALDPQTTGSILQLLKKINREYNITILMITHEMAVIREVCNKVAVMENGEIIEQGNLLEVFGNPKEQTTKNFVKTVVHDEVPQVILDEINSEDENSKVLKLKFIGENSKKAILAEACSEFNVQPNILFANVTELQGNILGNLIVELKGEKEDIENAHKYMKDRKVGVEEVLI from the coding sequence ATGATAGAGTTGAAAAATATACAAAAAATATTTAATAAAAAGGGCGTAAAAGTAGAGGCTTTAAAGGGCGTCAATTTACAAGTTGATAAAGGAGATATTTTTGGCGTTATTGGATTTAGCGGAGCGGGAAAAAGTACGTTAATAAGGATGGTAAATTACTTAGAACAACCTACTTCAGGAGAAGTGATTGTTGATAATAAAAATTTGGGAAAGCTTACAACTAAAGAACTTCGTGAGGTTAGGAAACAGATAGGAATGATATTTCAACATTTTAATTTACTTGAGTCTAAGAATGTTTTTGAAAATATTGCTATTCCTCTTGTATTAAATCATAGAACAAAGGATGAAATTGAAAGCAGGGTAAATGAACTATTAGAGTTTGTTGGACTTGAGGATAAAGCTAAAGCTTATCCTAGTGAATTATCAGGAGGTCAAAAGCAAAGAATTGGTATAGCGAGAGCACTTGCTACTAATCCATTAATACTTTTATGTGATGAGGCAACTTCAGCATTAGACCCTCAGACTACAGGATCTATATTGCAGCTGCTTAAGAAAATAAATAGAGAGTATAATATAACAATTTTAATGATTACTCATGAAATGGCTGTAATTAGAGAAGTTTGTAATAAAGTAGCTGTTATGGAAAATGGAGAAATTATTGAACAAGGCAATCTATTGGAGGTATTTGGTAATCCTAAAGAACAAACGACAAAGAATTTTGTTAAGACTGTTGTGCATGACGAGGTACCACAAGTTATATTGGATGAAATTAATAGTGAAGATGAGAATAGCAAAGTCTTAAAACTTAAATTTATAGGTGAAAATTCAAAGAAGGCTATACTTGCAGAAGCATGTAGTGAATTCAATGTACAACCAAATATATTATTTGCTAATGTTACGGAATTACAAGGGAACATACTTGGGAATCTCATAGTTGAATTAAAAGGTGAAAAAGAAGATATAGAAAATGCTCATAAATATATGAAAGATAGAAAAGTTGGAGTTGAGGAGGTTTTGATATGA
- a CDS encoding HypC/HybG/HupF family hydrogenase formation chaperone, which translates to MCLAIPAQVRSIDNYSAIMDIMGLESRINIQLIEELKVGDYVLVHAGCAIQKIDKDYFEELQSIFQSILNSEEKV; encoded by the coding sequence ATGTGTCTTGCAATTCCAGCACAAGTTAGAAGCATAGATAACTATAGTGCAATAATGGATATTATGGGATTAGAGAGTAGAATTAATATTCAGCTTATTGAAGAACTAAAAGTGGGAGATTATGTTTTAGTTCATGCAGGCTGTGCTATTCAAAAGATTGACAAGGATTATTTTGAAGAATTACAAAGTATATTTCAATCAATACTTAATAGCGAGGAAAAAGTATGA
- a CDS encoding MetQ/NlpA family ABC transporter substrate-binding protein encodes MKKNIFTKIIIGLTTSLFALGLAGCGNSGSTDTKATEKKDLTIGISPGPYSELFTSAVKPILEKNGYTIKEVNFSDLRQADVALTEGSIDFNVDQHSAYANNFNKETNNKLTPITPIPTVPAGIFSNKHTSIDQVAKGQKVAIPNDPSNTARAFRLLKKAGWIKLKEDANPTTLTINDVSENTYNLDITLMDSAQIPRALDDIDFAVLPGSMVYASKIDPSKSLLSEDVSKELQLQVVVDEKNKDSKWANDIVEAYKSEEFKDYMAEHNKNNYWFIPDEIK; translated from the coding sequence ATGAAAAAGAATATATTTACTAAAATTATTATAGGTTTAACAACAAGCCTGTTTGCATTAGGGTTAGCAGGATGCGGAAACAGTGGAAGTACTGATACAAAAGCTACGGAAAAGAAGGATTTAACAATAGGAATATCTCCTGGACCATATAGTGAGCTATTTACAAGCGCTGTTAAGCCTATATTAGAGAAGAATGGTTATACAATTAAAGAAGTGAATTTTTCTGATTTGAGACAAGCTGATGTGGCATTAACAGAAGGAAGTATTGATTTTAATGTAGATCAACACAGTGCATATGCAAATAATTTCAATAAAGAAACTAACAATAAGCTAACTCCAATTACTCCTATTCCAACAGTTCCAGCAGGAATTTTTTCGAATAAGCATACTTCAATTGACCAAGTAGCTAAAGGTCAAAAAGTAGCAATTCCTAATGATCCATCAAATACAGCAAGAGCTTTTAGGCTTCTAAAAAAAGCTGGATGGATTAAGTTAAAGGAAGATGCAAATCCAACAACATTAACTATAAATGATGTAAGTGAAAATACTTACAATCTTGATATAACACTAATGGATTCAGCACAAATTCCACGTGCATTAGATGATATAGACTTTGCAGTACTTCCTGGAAGTATGGTTTACGCATCTAAAATAGATCCTTCAAAATCATTATTATCAGAAGATGTTAGTAAAGAATTACAACTTCAAGTAGTTGTTGATGAAAAGAATAAGGATAGTAAATGGGCAAATGATATAGTAGAGGCATATAAATCTGAGGAGTTCAAAGATTATATGGCAGAACACAATAAGAATAATTACTGGTTCATACCAGATGAAATAAAGTAA
- a CDS encoding amidohydrolase, with amino-acid sequence MNEIEKKIIDIIDKNRDKIIAFATDIYKHPELGYKEKRTSEKVLKILKENSEEIETNLAITGIKGYLKRKNSEEIKVALIGELDAVVSPDNPFADKKTGACHACGHHTQLAGIIGAAFALSDDEIKNSLDGNVVFFAVPAEEYGEVEFKLSLKERNLIKYGGGKSELIRIGAFNDIDLSVVHHSDPTGADIVVGDSTSNGFVSKVTKYKGKASHAAGTPHLGINAVNASSLGLNAIAYQRETFKDEDSVRVHSIITKGGGLVNVIPDEVVIESLVRAKNVEAIRDASRKVDRAFKSGALAVGAEIEIITAPGYLPVVPLRPSKEILEIAHEILPNGRVEEVDPNKHTAGSSDVGDLTHIMPVLKFTTGGVEGGLHSEYFKVVNDEIAYIATAKIMALTAYRLLKEKAKEAKKIKDGFKPKFTIDEYKEYMDNFDEIFKGDYKNE; translated from the coding sequence ATGAATGAAATTGAAAAAAAGATAATAGATATCATTGATAAAAATAGAGATAAAATTATTGCTTTTGCAACAGATATATATAAGCATCCAGAGCTTGGCTATAAGGAAAAGAGAACATCAGAAAAGGTATTAAAAATTTTAAAAGAGAATAGTGAAGAAATTGAAACCAATCTTGCAATTACTGGTATAAAGGGGTATTTAAAGAGGAAAAATTCAGAGGAGATAAAGGTGGCATTAATTGGTGAGTTAGATGCTGTTGTATCACCAGATAACCCATTTGCTGATAAAAAAACAGGAGCCTGTCATGCATGCGGTCATCATACTCAATTGGCTGGAATCATAGGAGCGGCATTTGCACTGTCAGATGATGAAATAAAGAATTCATTAGATGGAAATGTAGTGTTTTTTGCGGTACCCGCTGAAGAGTATGGTGAAGTAGAATTTAAACTTTCTTTAAAAGAAAGGAATTTAATTAAGTATGGAGGAGGAAAAAGTGAGCTTATTAGAATTGGAGCATTTAATGATATAGACCTTTCTGTGGTACATCATTCTGATCCTACAGGAGCTGATATTGTAGTAGGAGATAGTACAAGCAATGGTTTTGTATCGAAAGTTACAAAATATAAAGGAAAAGCATCTCATGCAGCAGGAACACCACACTTAGGTATTAATGCTGTAAACGCAAGTTCACTGGGCTTGAATGCAATAGCATATCAAAGAGAAACTTTTAAAGATGAAGATTCAGTTAGAGTTCATTCAATAATAACCAAAGGAGGCGGATTAGTGAATGTAATTCCTGATGAAGTAGTAATTGAAAGTCTAGTCAGAGCAAAAAATGTTGAAGCTATTAGAGATGCCAGCAGAAAGGTGGATAGAGCCTTTAAGTCTGGTGCTTTAGCAGTTGGAGCGGAAATAGAGATAATTACGGCACCAGGGTATCTTCCAGTAGTACCTTTAAGACCGTCAAAAGAAATTTTAGAAATAGCACATGAAATACTGCCTAATGGAAGGGTTGAGGAAGTTGATCCTAATAAACATACAGCAGGCTCTAGTGATGTTGGGGATTTGACTCATATTATGCCAGTATTAAAATTTACTACAGGTGGAGTTGAAGGCGGATTACATTCAGAATATTTCAAAGTAGTAAATGATGAAATAGCTTATATTGCTACTGCAAAAATCATGGCTTTAACAGCCTATAGATTACTAAAGGAAAAAGCAAAGGAAGCTAAAAAGATTAAGGACGGGTTTAAGCCTAAGTTTACTATTGACGAATATAAAGAATACATGGATAATTTTGATGAGATATTTAAGGGTGATTATAAAAATGAATAA
- a CDS encoding nickel-dependent hydrogenase large subunit, producing MGKTITIDPVTRISGFLEIKAEVEGNTIAKANASGLLFRGFEKMLIGRSPLDAVYFTERICGICSTAHSMASTLALEDALKVTVSLNDNYIRDILHGFEFIQNHLRHFYLLSMPSYVKISNIKLIEEQQYTDYRLPDKINKKIEEDYVKSIELSRLAHEGLALLGGKAPHNHGIFVGGVTVNIDAYKLEKVKSIIRKIESFVKNIMKEDVEIISKYYSDYFKKGQSYPYFMTYGVFDKYEDSEITYVKSGVMKDNVKYPLEPDKITEQIHYSWYKKDEGLEEVDLSKLDAYTFIKAPRYLGLPMEVGPLARLIVSGQYTNGHSCMDRNIARVLETEKIIGIMNKLIERVELRPNNQKTYNISEKAYGAGLTDTTRGALGHWIEIDKNVINHYNIITPTVWNLSPKDESNLPGTIEEALIGTKLNNIREPIEIGRIVRSFDPCVSCATHLIGSAGDTEIVEVLV from the coding sequence ATGGGCAAAACGATAACTATAGATCCGGTAACAAGAATCAGTGGTTTTTTGGAAATAAAAGCAGAAGTAGAAGGGAATACAATTGCTAAAGCAAATGCAAGTGGACTACTCTTTAGGGGATTCGAAAAAATGTTAATAGGAAGATCACCTTTAGATGCTGTATATTTTACAGAGAGAATTTGTGGAATATGCTCTACTGCTCATTCAATGGCTTCTACTTTAGCGTTAGAAGATGCATTAAAAGTAACAGTTAGTTTAAATGATAATTATATTCGAGATATTTTACATGGCTTTGAATTTATACAAAACCATTTAAGACATTTTTATCTTCTGTCTATGCCAAGTTATGTAAAAATATCAAACATAAAATTAATAGAAGAACAACAATATACTGATTATAGACTACCAGATAAAATAAACAAAAAAATAGAAGAGGATTATGTAAAAAGTATTGAACTCAGTAGATTAGCTCATGAAGGATTAGCACTTCTAGGAGGAAAAGCTCCTCATAACCATGGTATTTTTGTAGGTGGAGTTACGGTGAATATAGATGCGTATAAACTAGAAAAAGTAAAAAGTATTATTAGAAAAATAGAATCTTTTGTAAAAAATATAATGAAAGAAGATGTAGAGATAATTTCTAAATATTACTCTGACTATTTTAAAAAAGGACAATCTTATCCATATTTTATGACTTATGGAGTATTTGATAAATATGAAGATTCTGAGATTACTTATGTTAAGTCAGGAGTAATGAAGGATAATGTAAAATATCCTTTGGAACCAGATAAAATCACAGAGCAAATCCATTATTCGTGGTATAAAAAGGACGAAGGGCTGGAAGAAGTAGATTTATCTAAATTAGATGCGTACACTTTTATAAAAGCTCCCCGTTATTTAGGACTTCCTATGGAAGTTGGTCCTTTAGCAAGGTTAATAGTGAGTGGACAATACACAAATGGACATTCATGTATGGATAGAAATATAGCAAGGGTATTGGAAACAGAAAAGATTATAGGAATAATGAATAAGCTTATTGAAAGAGTAGAACTAAGACCTAATAATCAAAAAACTTATAATATTTCAGAAAAAGCTTATGGTGCAGGCTTAACTGATACTACTAGAGGTGCTCTCGGTCATTGGATTGAAATAGATAAAAATGTTATTAATCATTATAATATCATAACACCAACCGTATGGAATTTATCACCTAAGGATGAATCAAATCTTCCTGGAACTATAGAAGAAGCCTTGATTGGAACTAAGTTAAACAATATTAGAGAGCCTATAGAAATCGGTCGTATTGTAAGATCATTTGATCCATGTGTATCTTGTGCAACTCATTTGATTGGATCAGCAGGTGATACAGAAATAGTAGAGGTTTTGGTGTAA